A region of the Canis aureus isolate CA01 chromosome 5, VMU_Caureus_v.1.0, whole genome shotgun sequence genome:
tctccaaAACGTCATCACCTGCTCATTTAAAAGACGTATGTGCCTTCTTCTTGGACTAAACCATCACACGGTTATTTTTGCAGAttcagaagaggaaagggagccAGCCCAGAGAGATGGAACCTAATTTAAAAACCTCCCTGCGGCACTTGAAACAGAGACTGGCTGGGACCAGGACTGGTCAGGGCCTAGCCGGACAGCCTCCAGCAGAATCTGGGCAGAGAGGGCCAGAGGTAGCAAAGACCCCTGATGAACTGGCCCTGGGGCTCTGCAGCAGGACACTCATTTTGAAGTTTTCCTGGGAAACTTTGTCACAGAGAGTAAATCTAGCCAAAGCTCTGTACCTGCCAAATTCTCTGGGCTCAACGGAGCTATTGTTCATACTCCAAGTCCTGCTGTTATCAGATCTAGCCTGATTTCTGATGGGCCACATCAAGACCACTTGAATTTAGAGAGAGCTGTTGCCAGAACGGggataggggtgggggtgggtcctTGGGATGACAGGGGATGCCCAGCCCTCCTCTGTTGTCCTGTGGGAAGCGAGCCATGTATGGGGACCCTTACTGTTGCTAAGAGTAATAAGAGGGGTACGTTTCGCTGTCACAGCATTTCACAGTATTGAGCAGCTTTACCTCCATTGTTTCCATAGGTCCCCCCAAGTCGTGAAGCTGGGGGTTATGTGGATTCAAGGAAGCTGTTCTGACTcttgtttctctgtctctaaaactACTACAGAGCCTTTCAGGTTATAAGGATTAACTCATGGAATACCCGTGAAGACCCTAAAGAAAACAGTACCTGGCATTAAGTCACGTCTTAATAAATGTTCGAAATTACTGATAGGAATTTTAGACTCACTTGATAGGAGAGGAAGCCAAGATTCAGAGGGGCTAAGCTCCTGAATGAGATACCTGATACCAAGGAAGAAAGACATGGGCAGGGGCCCACCGTGCAGGTGGGGCTAGACTTCCTGGCGCGAGATTTCCATCACggacccccccacccacccaccccaatgACTGTAAACTTGGGAACAGAGGAAATGCTGactccccaaaagaaaaaaataaaaagaaggagtTGAAGGGATGATGttgccagaaaaagaaaagaaatacttgcACTTTTCAGACAACTGAGTCCTTCGTATCTTTATATTTAGGTCTAAATACCAGAGGGGGGATCATATTCAAAGATAAATAGTTTTGAAAAGGATCCCTTTGCTCTGAGCCCTGCACTGTGATTGGGGTTTTGCACCCACATGGCCTCACCTCATTTTGGTCTTTTTCAGGAGTTCAGCTGGCAGAGGAAGGTGCGATCCTGGTGCCTCTGACCCCCTGGTGTCCTCGGGAATGAAGGCCTTTGGGGTTCTTGTGGTCTTCGCCTCCTGCTGTAAGTAGTATGGAGCTGAGAGAGCTCCAGGGCGTCCTCCTGTCTGGGTGCTTCTATGTCTCTGGGTGGCCCCTCCTGATATGGTGTCGAGTGAGGGGAAAATCAGGTGTCACTCAAAAGAGAATCAGGAGTGGAACAGGCTCCCACCAAAGTCCTCCTCCTTCTGTTTCTTCTACAGAATGGATTGGCCCCAGAATTGGGACCTCAGAAGACTTCTAGAAAATCAAAGATTCCTAACCATTTGCCAAGAGAAAGTGTCTTTGACTACTGTTTTACCACACACCCCCTTtgggagcctttttttttttcctttggatgcTGGTTGGCTTTATTTAAAGTCATGTAGATTCCAGAACAAAAGCACAGACATATATCGAGCTAATTTAAGGACAATTAATGCTCATCAGAAAGGCTCTCATATGGTGACTTATGGAATAATGTGTAATTATAAGTCATTGCTACCAGGAGATCAGATAACACACCTCTGCAAAGTGAAAAAGAACTTACTAAGAAACAGTGTTGGGTTTGTTGGGAAACGCTTTGACTCTGGTTTGATGAGTTTGATTAGTAGAGATTTCTCGGggtctgtttttctgtttcagCTGCGTAGCTTTCGGGTCCCCAAGTCAAAACGCCAAAAGCAGAGCTCCTGTATTCCCTTAATCCATGGTGGAATTTACAGTTTTCAAGATCATGGTGGGTTTGGGGGGGTCCCCATAGGCAGGGAGGACCACTTCCACAGCCCCCGCGGTGACCCCCCTCCCCAGATCAGTGCCAGAGGCgaccctgttctctctctctggtgcAGAAGGGTGGAGGGGGGTTGCTGCTTGGACAGCAGTGACCACCCCAAGCTTCCATCCCCTCTGCAGTGCTTCACGACAACAAAACCCGCAGTTTCACAAGGGAAGTCTCTCGTGAACGTTTCCCAAAACCCTCTATCTCCGTTTTTCTTCCTTAAGTTCATGTTTGCATGTTATTGTATCGCAAAATGAATATCTGCAGgcaatgaaaaagtaaaataagtgatTATCAACAAGATAAAGCCACCTCTCATCCCTCCCAGGCCCACCTCTCATccctcccaggccccagaggCAACCGCTCTTAAGAGCCCGATATACATGCTTCTAGGCTTTTCCACACAtacatttcaaatgttttaatagaaaagtaatacatgttcattgtaaaaaaaaaaaaaagtcaaacagcCTTAAAGTATATAAACGGTGCCTCTCATCTTCTCCACCTACTTCCTCAATCCCACTGCCCAGAGAGATTGCTATTAAAAGTAGATGTTTTCAAGTCACCATTTAGTTATTCTCCCGTCAGTGGATATGTGGGTGGTGTTCAATTTTTTGATACCACAAGGGACGCGCTGCAGCAAatatccctgtgtgtgtgtgtgtgtgtgtgtgtatatatattcttccCCCACTTTCATAaacattctgtaaaaaaaaaaaaaaagtagattgagGGTATCTTTTCTGCCTCTTAAGTATTTTGTGTCTCCTGGGAGATTATAATTGCCTGATGATATTTGTAGGTTTTGGCATCTCAGGCTTTGAACTTTTCCCGTTAATGTTGTATCAGACCCAAGGGTGTTTCTGCCTAGGATGGTGGTTTTTCACTTTGCGGGGGAAGACATGGTTGGCAGTAATGTCCCGAACATCATGGAAGCCGGGTTCTCAGCCTCAGCTAGCAGGAAACTGGCTGTGGGACACAGTGTTCGGATCCTATTACCTTCCCCATGAGAGGGGCTGATGATCCCAGCCGTGCCCACATATGGGGGCATGTTTTGGGGTCTCCTGATGTCCTGGATGCAAGCCCTCTGGGTACAGGTCGCCAGGCTGGGCTTGTCCTCACCACCCTGttgtcttctttcttattttctccccGGCAGTGATGTCTCCTGCCCACAGCAGCTTCTGGCAGTTTCAGAGGATGGTCAAACACATCACAGGGCGGAGCGCCTTCTTCTCGTATTATGGATATGGCTGCTACTGTGGTCTTGGGGGCAAAGGGACCCCCATGGATGACACTGACAGGTGAGTCCAGAGGCTCCAGGCCTGCCTTCCTCTGATTTGCACTGAAACCCAAGCcttcggggtggggtggggggggcagggtgtTAGGACTCTCGCACTGCAAGGAGCAGAAGCCCGTCTGGTTTGCCGCTCTGCAGCCGCCATCTTGAAGCTCTTGTGTTGGAACAACACGCCCCGAATTCTCATTTTGCACCAGGCCTCGAAAATTATCTAGTCAGTCCTGCTCAGAGCCCCAGAAACATTTGCACTTCTCAAACGTCACAGCAAACGTGATCTTCTCTCAGCAACCCAGTTTTTAGGATTAGAGCACAGCAAGACTGCCCTGCTGTCTCCCGGGCCTAATTCCACATTCCGGGAGAGAGAATCCCGGTGGCCCAGTTTGGAAAAGTTGTCCATCTGGGCGAGGCCACATGGTCCAACGTGGCTGCCAGGCCTACTCTTCAGCATGGGGATGGGGAGCGTGAGTCCCAAGAAAAAGTGGAGGTTGGCATAACCTGGCGAGGGCATGGGGAGGTAGGTGACAGATAGTTTGCACGTCATTCATTTGAAGGGAGAAGCCAGGTGTTTCTTGCCACTTTGAACCTCACGTGGACAAATACGTACCTGCTGCAGGGACTGAAATGTCGCTCTTGGAGCTTGATTCCTCTGGGCTG
Encoded here:
- the PLA2G2C gene encoding putative inactive group IIC secretory phospholipase A2 isoform X3; protein product: MGPAGALSVLRATPPTSSSAPPLPSLPWSSAGRGRCDPGASDPLVSSGMKAFGVLVVFASCLMSPAHSSFWQFQRMVKHITGRSAFFSYYGYGCYCGLGGKGTPMDDTDRCCLAHDCCYGKLKQLGCQPVLNGYQFHIANGTVV